In Caproiciproducens sp. NJN-50, the following are encoded in one genomic region:
- a CDS encoding ABC transporter ATP-binding protein, whose translation MNIIETHNLSKTFRGFQAVSGLNLHVAKGKIYGFLGPNGAGKSTTMKMFLGLTDPTGGKFTIDGKRYPQDRVKILSEIGSLIEAPSFYSNLTGEENLDIVRRILGLPAESVQGALELVGLSEFGKRLAKKYSLGMKQRLGLASALIGNPPILILDEPTNGLDPVGIHEIRTLIRSLPEKIGCTILISSHLLSEIELMADDVGILNHGHLLFEGSMDDLREQAKQDNFDTSNLEEMFLAMVEQDNAKRQGRKHA comes from the coding sequence ATGAATATCATCGAAACGCACAATCTTTCTAAAACATTCAGAGGATTTCAAGCCGTAAGCGGGCTGAATCTGCATGTTGCCAAGGGAAAAATCTACGGCTTTTTAGGCCCCAATGGTGCCGGAAAATCAACCACGATGAAAATGTTTCTCGGGCTGACAGACCCGACCGGTGGCAAATTTACCATTGACGGAAAACGCTATCCGCAGGACCGGGTGAAAATTCTGAGCGAAATCGGTTCGCTCATTGAAGCTCCCTCTTTCTATTCCAATCTTACTGGAGAAGAAAATCTTGACATTGTCCGCCGCATTCTCGGGCTTCCGGCCGAAAGCGTTCAGGGTGCATTGGAGCTGGTCGGCCTTTCCGAGTTCGGAAAGCGGCTTGCAAAAAAGTATTCCCTTGGAATGAAGCAGCGTCTCGGGCTTGCCTCGGCCTTAATCGGAAACCCGCCGATTCTGATTCTGGATGAGCCTACCAACGGCCTTGATCCGGTTGGAATCCACGAAATCCGAACTCTGATTCGTTCTCTTCCAGAAAAGATCGGCTGCACCATTCTGATTTCATCCCACCTGCTGTCGGAGATAGAACTGATGGCGGATGATGTCGGCATTTTGAATCATGGGCATCTTCTTTTTGAAGGGAGCATGGATGACCTCCGGGAGCAGGCAAAGCAAGACAACTTCGATACCTCAAATTTAGAAGAAATGTTCCTTGCTATGGTGGAGCAGGATAACGCAAAAAGGCAGGGAAGAAAACATGCCTGA
- a CDS encoding ABC transporter permease: MSLLSGVRLEFKKIKRSMILPLLAVPSILVIITGMASIGKYLSSQPKNAWEMMFVQSSLMFAYYLMPLSLIIICVMMLQTEYAHRSIIKVLTLPIRQEKIALAKLITIVLLTAVELILYFLLFIAAGSITTMVSGVSVVTPIPYLLKWCVLLFVSALPMVTIFWAITVLTHRPIAAIAIEFVFVLPGILVSNLPIWWAYPFNYPGYLISSELSHLSGSSQTANLPQFWIAAVVLTTVSAALSIQRFAKGEIE; the protein is encoded by the coding sequence ATGAGTTTGCTTTCCGGGGTACGGCTTGAATTTAAAAAAATCAAACGTTCGATGATTCTTCCGCTTCTGGCGGTTCCTTCTATTCTCGTGATTATAACGGGAATGGCTTCCATCGGTAAATATCTCTCTAGTCAACCTAAAAACGCATGGGAAATGATGTTTGTCCAAAGTTCCCTGATGTTTGCCTATTACCTGATGCCCCTTAGCTTGATTATCATTTGCGTCATGATGCTTCAGACAGAATATGCTCACCGCTCCATCATCAAAGTTTTGACTCTCCCGATCCGGCAGGAAAAAATAGCGTTGGCAAAGCTGATTACCATTGTGTTGCTGACTGCTGTCGAATTAATCCTTTATTTTCTGCTGTTTATCGCAGCGGGAAGTATCACAACGATGGTATCAGGTGTTTCGGTAGTCACACCAATACCTTATCTCTTAAAATGGTGCGTACTCCTGTTTGTGTCGGCTTTGCCGATGGTGACAATTTTTTGGGCCATTACGGTTTTGACACATCGTCCAATCGCGGCGATTGCGATCGAATTTGTATTCGTTCTGCCGGGAATTTTAGTATCCAATCTGCCCATTTGGTGGGCCTATCCGTTTAATTATCCCGGATACCTTATATCCTCAGAACTGAGCCACCTTTCCGGTTCGTCCCAAACGGCCAATCTTCCACAGTTTTGGATTGCCGCCGTTGTTCTGACAACTGTATCCGCAGCGTTGTCAATCCAAAGGTTTGCTAAGGGTGAAATTGAATAA
- a CDS encoding ABC transporter permease, with protein sequence MPDSCFFIEWRKLKRTHLAFIMLLSGILGGLYAYAFFATQGKKILRLPVDPIDGLLTQTYGMIALLNVLSITVAASLLFYIEYNSFGIKRMMTLPISAQKLFCNKALILLLLFLAALLFEFLGLAVSGILFLPQKWESIGSIATFSCYVFLLSVPSMLFMLFMSALSKNIWVTVGIGVAGLFSGLGYGAAGNGNPAFLIDPFALLFYPATVTKSTPNSAVIALAVADVVILLAIIQNVLKRKEWDQ encoded by the coding sequence ATGCCTGATTCCTGTTTTTTCATTGAATGGCGCAAACTGAAAAGAACTCATTTAGCCTTTATTATGCTGCTGTCCGGTATTTTAGGCGGGCTATACGCTTATGCATTTTTTGCTACACAGGGGAAAAAAATTCTCCGTCTACCTGTCGACCCAATTGACGGGCTGCTGACACAAACCTATGGCATGATCGCTTTGCTGAACGTTTTATCCATTACTGTGGCAGCCTCGCTTCTCTTTTACATTGAATACAACTCATTTGGAATCAAGCGGATGATGACGTTGCCGATCAGCGCGCAGAAATTGTTTTGCAATAAGGCACTGATTCTTCTGCTTCTTTTCCTCGCCGCTTTGCTATTTGAATTTTTGGGGCTTGCCGTGTCCGGAATTCTATTTCTGCCGCAGAAATGGGAAAGTATCGGGTCAATTGCGACATTTTCCTGCTATGTGTTTTTACTGTCGGTTCCTTCCATGCTTTTTATGCTTTTTATGTCGGCCCTAAGCAAAAACATTTGGGTGACGGTCGGAATAGGCGTGGCGGGTTTGTTCAGTGGTTTGGGATATGGTGCGGCCGGAAACGGAAATCCCGCTTTTTTGATCGATCCGTTTGCTTTGTTGTTCTATCCGGCGACGGTTACGAAAAGCACGCCCAATAGTGCTGTAATTGCACTTGCCGTGGCTGATGTGGTCATATTGCTTGCCATTATACAAAATGTTTTGAAAAGGAAGGAGTGGGACCAATGA
- a CDS encoding response regulator transcription factor translates to MESNIKNKKLLIVDDEPKLLKLIVSVLEADGYHSIVTASTVASAKSALERERPALAILDVMLPDGDGFHLMQDIRAASDIPVLFLTARGDAEDRFRGFGLGADDYIIKPFLSKELLFRIYAVLRRTYKENAVELSLEACTVDLEKAEVYKNGTTIPLTAKEHDILSALFSNAGKIVTIDSILQSVWGDAYYGYENTLMGHIRRIREKIESDPSKPVSLITVKGLGYKLMLKGR, encoded by the coding sequence ATGGAAAGCAACATAAAAAATAAAAAGCTTCTGATCGTCGATGACGAACCGAAGCTTTTAAAATTGATTGTTTCAGTTCTGGAAGCGGACGGATACCACTCCATCGTGACCGCTTCCACGGTCGCAAGCGCCAAATCGGCCCTGGAGCGGGAGAGGCCGGCTCTCGCAATTTTGGATGTCATGCTGCCCGACGGGGACGGTTTTCATTTGATGCAGGATATTCGTGCGGCTTCCGATATCCCCGTCCTGTTTCTCACTGCCCGCGGGGACGCAGAAGATCGCTTTCGTGGGTTCGGTTTAGGTGCCGACGATTATATCATTAAGCCGTTTTTATCAAAAGAATTGCTGTTTCGCATCTATGCGGTGCTGCGCCGGACCTACAAAGAAAACGCAGTCGAGCTGTCACTGGAGGCCTGCACGGTTGATCTTGAAAAAGCCGAGGTTTATAAAAATGGGACTACGATTCCACTGACCGCGAAAGAACACGATATATTATCCGCCCTTTTTTCAAATGCGGGGAAAATTGTTACAATCGATTCGATCCTTCAATCCGTATGGGGAGATGCCTATTACGGTTACGAAAATACGTTGATGGGACACATCCGTAGAATCCGAGAGAAAATAGAATCCGATCCTTCAAAGCCCGTTTCTCTGATCACAGTAAAAGGATTGGGATACAAGCTGATGCTGAAGGGCAGATGA